A stretch of the Bacteroidales bacterium genome encodes the following:
- a CDS encoding YggS family pyridoxal phosphate-dependent enzyme: MGIAENIYKFRKELPEGVKLVAITKTKPNEDIMEAYQAGHKIFGENKVQELVSKYQDLPKDIEWHMVGHLQSNKVKYIAPFVHLIHGVDRPKLFNVIDKEGKKNNRVLDVLMQFHIAREETKFGFNLQEAKELLDSEAFNNYDFIKVRGLMGMATFTEDMEQVRSEFRELVNIFNKLKENYFPNDPAFKEISMGMSNDYHVALEEGTTMVRIGSLIFGKRNIH, from the coding sequence ATGGGTATAGCGGAGAACATTTATAAATTTAGAAAGGAGCTTCCCGAAGGGGTAAAACTCGTAGCCATTACCAAGACCAAGCCTAACGAAGATATAATGGAAGCCTATCAGGCAGGTCATAAGATATTTGGTGAGAATAAGGTTCAGGAATTGGTCAGCAAATATCAGGATCTGCCTAAAGATATCGAATGGCATATGGTGGGTCACCTTCAATCCAATAAAGTGAAATATATTGCTCCGTTTGTTCATCTGATTCACGGAGTCGATCGGCCCAAACTTTTTAATGTAATTGATAAGGAGGGGAAAAAGAACAATCGTGTGCTGGATGTTTTGATGCAGTTTCACATTGCCAGGGAGGAAACCAAGTTCGGATTTAATTTACAGGAAGCAAAGGAGTTGCTGGATTCCGAAGCTTTTAACAATTATGATTTCATAAAGGTAAGAGGCCTTATGGGAATGGCTACTTTTACTGAGGATATGGAACAGGTAAGAAGTGAGTTTCGGGAACTTGTAAATATTTTCAATAAACTGAAGGAAAATTATTTTCCCAATGATCCGGCTTTTAAAGAAATTTCCATGGGCATGTCAAATGATTACCACGTGGCCCTTGAGGAAGGCACCACCATGGTGCGTATAGGGAGTTTGATTTTTGGGAAAAGAAATATTCATTAA